The DNA region AGGGCAATGCCGGCCAAGACAACGAGCCCGGCGGCGATGAAGACCGCGCGCGGCCACCACGAGGGCGGAAGATACGATGGGCGCACTGTGATCAGGGCGAAGTCGGCGGTGAGGATCGTTAATAGCCCTGTACGGGCCAACACGACAGCTCCTAATAACCACGGAGCATCAGAAAGCATACTGGCCAGGATCGGGTGTTCGATCGTGTTCAGCCCGGTGAACAGCACCACATAGGTTAAGCCGCGCAGATGGGGCATCAGCAGGATGATCAACGGCAGCAGATAGACCAGGTACTGCGGATTCCACGCTTTGAAATAGAGGAACAGCAAGGCCACGGTGAACCCGGTCAGCGCGAGGACGCGATGCGGCGTGTTGTCATGGCGTCGCCGCGTCCAAACGGCCAGATAGATCAGCCCGAACACCAGCGTGACCAACGCCCAGGGCACGCGCGAGGCATGCAGGGAGACATCCGCCAGCGGATCAGCGCGATCGCCGACCACGGCCCCGATGCGGTCAAAGCCATCTAGCAACGCCCAAATCGTAGACCAGCTCGACCGGGCGACCAGGCTGCGAGCGAAGGCCATGAAATAGGCCGGGCTAAGGGCATAGGCGATAGCCGCAATGGGAACCATAACGAGTAGCCCGGCGCCGATCAACGCAATCTTGGAGCCCCAGCCGCGCAGCGCACGCAAAGCCGGCCCCAACAAGACGATAGGGAATAGCTTAATAGCCGTCCCTGCGCCGATGAGAAGCCCCGCCAGCACCGGCCGTGCTGCCAGGATTGCCCACAACCCCAACAACAGGAAGGCTAACGGCAGTGAATCAAACGCGCTGGTCATGGTGTAAACCGGCACGAACAGCCCAGCATACAGCCAAGCTGTGCGCACTGCCCTATCCTTGTCCCATGTGTGCAAGGCGATCCCGTATAGCGCAAGGAAGCTTACCGTCTCGCAGGCCAGCAGGAAGAGCGCTAGTGGGACATGAAACCACAATCGATCGTCCTCCCACAATGGGATCGGACGCACCAGCTGATACAGGGCGACTGTCAGCCAGGGGAACGGGGGCGGATATTCCGACCAGTAATCCCGGAACGGGAAGGCCCCTCGATCTATCTGGCTAGCTCCGCCTAGATAGTAGACGAAATCTGAATAATCACGGACATAGCCACCCGGCCGGTACAGGAGCGCGGTGAAGAAGCGAAAGGTAATGAACAACACCAGCAACAACACGAAGTCGCTGTGCGCCTGATAGCGCGCGCGAACAGAAGCCTCTAAATCGAACCCATTTCTCAGGCCTCTGAGACAGATAAGCTTCGGAAACCTGATCGGACGATCTCTTAGAGATCCCCCGAGCCAACCTTGCTGGGGAGCTGTCTTTTGCTCGATTGTGTCGGTCATCGTCGATTGGAACGCTGATAGAGCGCGACTAGTGGCACTCCTTGATAGTCCAATGTCCACACAGGCTGATGCTGCGCCATGTAGTCTACCACATAGTCGAAAAACGTCGTCTGTCGGTATTCGACGATGGCGAAGTCAGCCTGATCCATGCCCCCCTCTGTCCACTTCACGCCGGAATCGTCGTAGAACGATCCCCACCCTGGCGGCCGGACCATCACCAAATCGTCTCGCAGTAACCCAGCCTTTTGATAGTAATACATCACATCCCAACTATTGGGCATGACCCATACCGTTGCTCCGGGAGCAGCCCGACGATTCAGCTCGGGCAGGACCGCCCGATAGGTAGACGCCCAGTAGATGGTCTCCAATTGCAGGCGATGAGCGCCGCGTACACCACCGATGGCCTCGTTGTAGTAGGCCAGCTCGAACGGATGCAGGCGGACGATGGCGAGAGCGCCGGGCGCAAGCATGGCGATACCCAAGACGACGGTGAGGAGCTCGGGCCATGCCTTCCTCATAACGATGGGCGATGGGAGACTCCCGCCCGAGATCCGTCGTTCATCGTCTCGCGTACGCGCAAAAGCACGCGAGGAGAGCCAGCGTGCTGCTGTATCGAACCCTAGACCGACCAACGGCGCTAGAAACACATAGGTCGGCATAAGCAGGCGATCGCCATCGAAGGCGCGGCTGCTCGGCCGCATAAACCATGCCACGGGGAGCAGCGCCTGGATCAGCCACAGCCTGGCCGCCAGTTGCGTCGGCCCCGGCCGGATCCCCTGGGCCGCGCCGATCGCGGCCAGCGCCAGCAACGGGACCGGCACCGTCACCAGCACCGTAACGATTGGGAAGTGCCATGGTGGCTCTAGGTAGGTTTTGCCGAGGTAGTACTGGTAGATCTCGTAGTGGCTAACGGTGAAAAAGCGTGCCCAGTTGATCAGTTTGGAACCGGTTTCCGACCAAAACCAAGGGAACAATACGATGAGTGTCAGCAGGCCCAGCGGGCCCATCAGGATCAGACGCCCCCACAGGTCCCAGCGTCGCCGCTGATCACGAGAGGCGAGCACCCACAGCACCACGCCTATCGAGGCCAACACGTTGCTGATCTTCGTGGCAAGCGCCAGCCCGAAGGCCAGCCCGGGCACAATCCACGTCCACAGCTGGCTGAAACCTCGCAAGCTGCTCCAAGAAGGCTTCACCGTAGAAGGATCCTGGGCGTTTCCAGCGGCCTCCGTGATGAGGGTGAGCCGCCAGAAGACCCACACGGCAAAAAACCACAGGGCCGCCGCCGGCAAGTCCAGCCCTGCGACATGCGCGTGGAAGAAAAGCCGGGGCATATCAAGCAACGCCAAAGCTCCTACCAGCGCGCCGATCCGCCCAGCCCCGGCCTGACGCACGGCTACATAGATCCACGCAGCCAACGTTGCAGACAACGCCATCGGCCCTACCCGGTGCGCCGTGGGCAGAGGAAGCCAATTTCGGGTCAACGCCCACCCCAACCCGCTGATCGCCTTGGCCAGGGGGGGATGCTCGTGGTTTAAGCCGAAGCTAAGGCCGATGGCCGTTGGGTTTAGTGACTCACTCACATCCCCACGGACCAACCCACGAATCAGCATCCCCAGCCAGAGGATGATGCGCTGGCCGTTTTCGGCGTAGACCGGCTCATCCCACCCGACGGCCAACGTCCGCTCAGTGGCGAAGAGTACCCCAAATACGCTGATGGCCAGGATCAATGCAATCCAGCGATCCTGATGATCCCACCGGCTCACGGCGTTTCCCCCACAGCGATTTCTCCCAGCATGACGTGATCCGCCGTTGGACTCCCAGTCGCATCCAACACCAGCAACCGTTCGAGCGAATCGGGACGATAGAGCCCGGCTTCTAGCAAATACACGCCGGCAGGAAGGTCTGGCGGTATCGTCAATCGGTAGCGATCGGCCAGGACCTCACCCGGCAGCCAGCCGGTGGTGGGGAATTGCCCTTCGCCTGGCACCTGGTCCCTCTGGGCTACGACCGTGCGATCGGCGTCTAACATGTGCACGAAGCCGATATGTGACACGTCCCATGTCCTCAGCGGTTGCCAGTACAGGGTGACCAGATACGTCTCGCCGGCCTTCCAGCGTCGCGCCGGCCGGCCGGCCTCATCGGTCAGGTCGCATCCCAACAAGATCACTTGGTTACTCAGGTTTACATCGAGGCGAAGCTGCATGGAAGGAACGATGAATGTGTGAGGCCGCCCACGCACGCGGATCGTGCCGGCTGATGCCCGGGCCACTTCCCGACCGGCCTCGTCCTGGATCACCAGGAACGCCTGATAGAGCCCATCAGACAGCCCTGGGGGAAGCAAGGCATTCCATATGTCGCGGACGATGGCGCGAGGAGGCCATCGTTCTGGTGAGTAAGCACCGCCTATTGGATGCGTAGACGGCCGTTCCCAAGTCTGACCCTGCGCATCCTGCAAGATTAATCGAACGTTGAACGCATGGGATGGGGCAACAGCGGTGAGGCGCTGCTTCTCCCCGGCCTGCCACCATAGCACTAGTGGCCAGGGCGCCCCGTCTGGAAGTTCATCGGCCTCATAGCTCAGGCCTAATAACGTGATATCGCCAGCTGCGAGGTCTAGCCGTTGTCTGATCTCCAGGCGCTTAGGATCGGCCGGAACCGGCTCCGGCCCGATGGTCACATGGCCAAGCCTCAAGCGATCGCCTAGTGGTGCGCCATCGCTCGCTGTGATCGTCAAGTTGCGCCCCAGCGAGGGCGAGAACAGCGCGATCTCTAGCTCGTAGGTGCCAGGCGGGGTGCCTGGAAACGCAGACACCGCCTGGGCGTCACGAATGCGCATTCCGGGTAGCCAGCGATCCAACGGCAGAAAGCCGTCCACCGGCGGCCGGTCGTGCCTGCCCCAGATGCGTCCAGCGCTGTCACGCAGCCCGACAAACACGCTGAGATCAGGGACGGGCGGTTTCAACACTTCCCAGTACAGGCGCAGGTTGCCCCGTCCAGCCAGCAACGGATCAGCCGGCGGCTCCCAGCCGAGCAGCCTGATTTGCCCCTCGAACACGGCGTCAAGGGGGATCACGTCGGTAGGCAGTGGCCCTGGCGGCACCATCGGCCCCGGATAGACCCAGGCGTAGTCAATGCCCGCGAGCCTGACGGTAAACTCGGCCGGCTGCTCTCGAAAATACCGGATGACCTGAGGGGCTGGCAGGGAGCGCTGTACTTGATTGACATACAGAACCACATAGTGGGCCATCGCCCATGGCCAAAAGCCGTCGGGTAATTGCTGATTGAGCTCCATAGTGCGGCCGGCGAAGTACGGGTCCAGGACAGAGGGATACCAGGCCGCCGCCATCTGGTGCGCGGAGCCGTCCTGGGCCGATAGCCACTTCCCTGCCTGATCTAACCCCTCGCCGTTGCCGATCATGAGGATTTGACGGGCGACGGAGGCGCCGCCAGCGAGCGGGCTGTAGAAGGCCTGTAGATCGGGGAAAACCGACAGCAGAAAAGCCGCCTGAGCGATGGCTAACAAAAGTTGAGCGGTCGCAGAGGGGTGACGAGCGAGACGAGAAAGCGGACGATAGGTGATGGACGAGAGACAACGCGCGAGCGCATGGATGCCCGTGGCGGCGATCAGCGCCAGCGCGGGATAGGCCGGGATCAGGTAGCGATCGAACTTAGTCTCCGCCATCGTCAGCCCGGCCATCAGCGCAACTAGGAAGATCAGCCACGCTGCGATCAACCCTGGCCGGTGAATCCGCTGCCGAGCGGCCGAGACGGCCATCGCCACGAGCGTACCCAGCACAGCCAATAACGTCACTGGCGAGGTGCGGAAGAGCAGCGCCAGCGGGTAAAAGGCCGGGCCGGGAGCGTCTACGGTTTGCCCTAAAAAGAACTGATGGCGCTCGCCCAGCTCGACCTGCGTGATCTGCGCGTTTATCTTTTGCACGACGCTGATAGAATCCACCCACAGCGCCGGCCAGAGGGCGACCGCGGTGAGCACGGCCAGCATCACCCAGCCGACCAGGACCACCCCCAGCGTCCTCCATTGCCCGTTGTCCTTCGACCGCCGCTTATCGTCTATCGCCCATCGCCTTAAAACAGCCCAGCTCGCCACCACCGGCCACAGGATGAGCGCTGGCAGCTTGGTGATGATCGCTAGCCCACCCAGGATGCCAGAGATAATCACCCAGCGTCGGCCGTGACCATCCAAATAACACAGGAAAGCCAACAGCGACAGGGTCATTAGGTTGCCCTGGAGCGCGTCGGTGGTGATCACCCGATTGTAGCCGAGCCAAAACGGCTCCAGTGCCAACAATACCGCCGCCATCAGCGCGATCTCCCGGCCGTGGACGCGACTGGCCCATCGGTAGATCAGCACGGTGCACAGCGAAGTGACCACGGCGAAGGGGATGCGGGCGGCAATGTAGTAGTCCAGGGATGGGTATGCATCGCGTGGAAGGACGGTGATCTCCAAGGTGGGGATGGGCTCGCCGAGGACAGCGGACCGGCCGGCCAGCCCCGCGGCGATCAGCCATAGATTGGTGACTCCGGGATGGGCGCTGCCGTAGGTGTTTGCCCAATCACCGGCTTGCAAGGCCAGCAGAAACCGGGCACCGCGGCGCAGCCACTCCACGCTATCCACGACGATGGGCTGGCCGATCCAGAGCAAGCGGAGCAGCAAGGAGATGAGGAACAGCCCAATTGAGAAGGCTAGAAGGGACGAAGAGCGGGAAACGGGAAACGAGAAGCGAGAGATGAGGGACAGAGCTTGTCGTCCCTGATCGTCCTGTTGTCCCGCTACCTCTGGCCTGTCGGTCAAGGCAAGCCTAGCTCCTCGCTGCCCCGTTCTCCCGTTGCCTCGTTGCTCCATCTCCTCGTCGCCTGTTCCCTTCACATGCGTTCGGGAGCCGTCATCCCCATCAAGCCCAGCACGCGCGCCAAGGTGATGCGCGAGGCATCCACCAGTTTGAGGCGTGCCCGGGTTAGGGCAGCATCGGCTGGGTCCGAGGAAAGCACACGACAATCGCGGTAGAAGGCGTGAAAGTTGGACGCCAGGTCCATCGCGTAGAACGAGAGCTGGTGAGGAGCTAGCTTTTCCACAGCGCTCTCGATCACTTCAGGCAGTTCCAACATCTTGCGAATCAGCGTGAGCTCGGCGGGGTGGGTGAGCAGCGTCACGTCGCCAGTCTCCCAGCCGTCAGGGCCATCAGGCTGCCAGCCCTCTTCCTCTGCCTTGCGTAGGATCGAGCAGATGCGGGCGTGCGCGTACTGGACGTAATACACCGGGTTCTCATTGGTCTGGCGGGTGACCAAATCCAAATCGAAGTTCATAGGGCTGTCGGGCGAGCGGGTGAGCAACATGAAGCGCACCGGGTCCTTGCCGGGGATGGTCACCCCCGATTCGGGGTGGGTGATGGTTACCTCGTCCAGCAGATCGTCCAAGGTGATGTAGTTAGCACGGCGGGTGCTCATACGCACCTGCTTCCCCTCGCGCACCAGGTTAATAAACTGATGGATCACCACCTGGATACGGTCGGCGTCGTAGCCGAGCGCCCGCACGCCCGCGATCACGTCGGGGTACTCGTCCTTGTGATCGGCGCCTAGGACGTTGATAATGCGGTGAAAGCCGCGCTCCAGCTTATTCACATGGTAGGCGATGTCCGGCAGCCGGTATGTGGGCTCGCCGTTGGATTTAATCAGGACGCGATCTTTGTCGGCGCCGAAGGCAGTGGCCTTGAACCAGACGGCGCCGTCCTTGTCGTAGACGTAGCCGCGCTCGCGCAGGGCTTGCACTGTTTTCTGGATCGCGCTGGACGTATATAGATCGTATTCGTTGAACCACACGTCGAAGTAGATGCCCATGCGTTCCAGGGTGCGGCGGATATCGTCGAACAGCCAAGCCTCAGCGCGTTCCTTGAAAACCGGCCAGTCCTCCTCGGCCCAGGCGGTCCCCTGCTCTTCCACGATCGTCCGGGCGATCTCCCAGATGTAGTCGCCCTGATAGCCCTCTTCTGGGAACTCAGCGGGGCGCCCGATCAACTCCAGATAACGAGCGCGCACGGATTGGCCCAGGATCTGCATCTGGCGGCCGGCATTGTTGAAATAGTACTCGCGGGTGACCTCGTATCCCGCAGCTTCCAGCAGGCTGGCGATGGTATCACCTAGCACCGCGCCCCAGGTGCGCCCAATGTGAAGGGGGCCGGTGGGGTTGGCTGAGACGAACTCCACCTGTGCCTTCTGCCCACGGCCGATGTCCAGGTTGCCCCAGGTCATGTTGGCCGCGCGGATCGTCTCTACTTGACGGGCGATCCAAATAGGCGCGAGGGTAATATTGATGAAGCCAGGGCCAGCCACGGCCACCCGGCCGATGTAGTCAGCGGGGGGCAGGTGCTGGACGATGATCTGGGCGATCCGAGGCGGGGCCATCTGGGCGGCGCGCGCCAGTTGCAATGCTACGTTGGTGGCATAATCCCCATGATCGGCCTGCTTAGGGTGTTCGACGAGGATGGTGGGTATCTCAAAGGGAGAGAGTTCACCAGCTTTCTGGGCACGACAGATGCCCTCTCGGATCAGCTCAGCGATGGCGTCTCGGATCAAGGTGCTCTTGCCCTCCAGAGGGATTGGCTCTAATATGGGTTAGATTTGCCGTTTAGCGGAGCTGCCTTCCTGCTGAAAGAAGCGGCAGCGTACCGCTTTCTGTGTAGTATACTGGCTTCGTATCAGCCAGGCAAGCCGCCCCCAGCCCTGGGCATATACACGATTTGTCCAGTGGGTTTTCGAGACATCTCTCGCCCATGCTGGCGAGGTGCGGAGGGCCCTTTCTCCGCATTCTATCTTTTATGCATCCGCCTCCTTGTAAGCTATAATTTGATCATGCCTATTGCGGATACTCCTCTCCGGAACATTCAGCTTCTTCAGCAGGTCCGCCTCTTTCAAGACCTCAGCTCTGACGACTTGGCGATGATCATTCGAATAGCCTGGCATCGCCAGGTCGAACGCGGCTCCTTTTTCTTCCTTGAAGGTGAGCCGGCGACGCATCTCTATATCCTCACCCAAGGGCAGGTAAAGCTGGCTCAGCTTACGCCCGAAGGCCACCAGGTGATCTTGCGCTTCGCCTGTCCTGGCGAAATGTTCGGAGGCATCGCCGCCTTGGGGGCTTGGGAATATCCAGTCTCCGCCGAGGCCATGGACGATTGTCAGGCGCTGGCGTGGGATGGAGAGACGATGGCCCGACTCATGGAACAATATCCACGCCTGGCCGTCAATGCCCTCCATCTGTTAGCTCAGCGCATTCAGGAGCTGCAAGATCGCCTCAGAGAGATGACGACAGAACGGGTAGAGCGCCGCATTGCCCGCGCGCTGTTGAGGCTGATCCGGCAGGCGGGGCGTAAGGTGGAAGGTGGAGTGCTGATTGATCTCCCTCTCTCCCGTCAGGACCTGGCCGAGATGACCGGCACCACCTTGTACACCGTCAGTCGAATTCTCAGCCGCTGGGAACACGAAGGCCTGATCGAGAGCGGACGAACTCGGGTCCTCGTCCGCCGTCCACATGGCTTGGTAACCATCGCCGAAGATCTGCCCGGTGCCTCCGCTTCCGAAGAGCTCTTGTGAAAGATCAGGCAAATTCACCCGTTTTATTTGCGCTGGCGCAAAGACCTCCTCTCTGGTTTCGGATATCTTAAAAGCGAGCAATCCTTGCGCGGTGCTCATCCTGTCCGTATCCGATCAAGGGAGGAGGTCGTGATGAAGAACAGGGCCTGGCAGAGGTATCTTCCCATCGCAGTCGTCGTCGGGATCGTCGCGGTCGTTCTGGCCGCCGTGTTGCTGATCATCCGACAACCGGCGGAAGAGGCGGCAGCCCCACAGGCCACTCAACCAGTGGCGGCAAACGTATCCGGTGACGCGGCGGCCATTGCTCAGGAACGCGGGCTGACGCCTGATGATGTAGTAGCTGCGCTGAAGACTTACGTCCCCACCGGCAAGCACGATGAGTATGTCATGTTCTCCTCAGGCGGCCATTCTGGCCAAGTCTTGGTCATCGGCATCCCCTCAATGCGTCTGCTCAAGGTGCTTGGCGTCTTCACCCCAGAGCCATGGCAAGGATGGGGCTACTCTAAAGAAACCCAGGAGGTCCTAGCCGAGGGCAACGTCAACGACCAAGCCATCACTTGGGCGGACACCCACCATCCATCTCTCAGCGAGACGGATGGCGAGTACGATGGCCAGTGGCTCTTCATCGGCGATAAAGCCAACTCCCGCGTCGCTGTCATTGATCTACGTGATTTCGAGACCAAGCAGATCGTCAAGAACCCCATCGCCATCAACGACCACGGGGGCACCTTCGTCACACCCAACACCGAATGGGTGGTTGAAGGCGGGCAATATGCTACGCCGCTGGGCTGGAAGTATGCCTCCATCGACGAGTATGTCCAGAGCTATCGCGGCTCGATCACCTTCTGGAAGTTTGACCGTGAGAAGGGTCGCATCATCCCGGAGGAGTCCTTCGCGATGGAGCTGCCGCCCTATTGGCAGGACCTATGCGACGCCGGCAAGAAGGTGAGCGATGGCTGGGTCTTCTGCAACTCCTTCAACACCGAGATGGCCACCGGCGGCATCGAGGTCGGCAATCCCCCCTTTGAGGCCGGCACCTCGCAACGGGACATGGATTACCTGCACATCATCCACTTGAAGAAGGCTGTCGAGGTGGCGGCAGCCGGCAAGACGGAACTAGTCAACGGCTTTCGGGTGATCCCGCTCAGCACCTCCATCGCTGAGGGGTTGCTTTACTTCGCGCCGGAGCCGAAGAGTCCTCATGGCGTAGATGTGGCACCAAGTGGTGATTACATAGTTGTCGGCGGCAAGCTAGACCCGCATGTGACGGTGTACAGCTTCCAGAAGATCTTAGATGCCATCGCCAAGGAGCCAGCTGAGAGGGACCAATATGGCGTGCCCATCCTCAAGCTGGACGATGTGATGGAAGCCCAGGTCGAGCTAGGGCTGGGGCCGTTGCACACCCAGTTCGATGACAAAGGATATGCCTATACCAGCCTGTTCCTGGACAGCGCGGTGGCCCGCTGGACGCTGGGCGGCCCATACCAGGAAAAACATAGCGAGCCCGCGTGGTCGCTGGTCAGCAAGCTCCCTGTTCATTACAACATTGGCCACCTAGCAGCCGCCGAGGGCGACACCGTCAGCCCCGATGGCAAATATCTGGTCGCTCTCAACAAGTGGTCGGTGGACCGATTTGTGAACGTGGGACCTTTGCTCCCGCAGAACTTCCAGCTTGTGGACATCTCGCAGCCGGGCGACAAACTGCAGCTCCTGTACGATATGCCCATCGGCATCGGCGAACCACACTACGCCCAGATCATCAAGGCGGACAAGCTTAAGGCATGGGAGGTCTATCCGGAGATCG from Anaerolineae bacterium includes:
- the nosZ gene encoding Sec-dependent nitrous-oxide reductase; the encoded protein is MKNRAWQRYLPIAVVVGIVAVVLAAVLLIIRQPAEEAAAPQATQPVAANVSGDAAAIAQERGLTPDDVVAALKTYVPTGKHDEYVMFSSGGHSGQVLVIGIPSMRLLKVLGVFTPEPWQGWGYSKETQEVLAEGNVNDQAITWADTHHPSLSETDGEYDGQWLFIGDKANSRVAVIDLRDFETKQIVKNPIAINDHGGTFVTPNTEWVVEGGQYATPLGWKYASIDEYVQSYRGSITFWKFDREKGRIIPEESFAMELPPYWQDLCDAGKKVSDGWVFCNSFNTEMATGGIEVGNPPFEAGTSQRDMDYLHIIHLKKAVEVAAAGKTELVNGFRVIPLSTSIAEGLLYFAPEPKSPHGVDVAPSGDYIVVGGKLDPHVTVYSFQKILDAIAKEPAERDQYGVPILKLDDVMEAQVELGLGPLHTQFDDKGYAYTSLFLDSAVARWTLGGPYQEKHSEPAWSLVSKLPVHYNIGHLAAAEGDTVSPDGKYLVALNKWSVDRFVNVGPLLPQNFQLVDISQPGDKLQLLYDMPIGIGEPHYAQIIKADKLKAWEVYPEIGWNPRTQSKHPNAVEVGQERIERRGNTVEIWMTAVRSHYTPERVEVKKGDHVIWHITNVERARDATHGFALPGYNINLSLEPGETATIEFDATQDGVFTYYCTEFCSALHLEMAGYFLVQP
- the argS gene encoding arginine--tRNA ligase; amino-acid sequence: MIRDAIAELIREGICRAQKAGELSPFEIPTILVEHPKQADHGDYATNVALQLARAAQMAPPRIAQIIVQHLPPADYIGRVAVAGPGFINITLAPIWIARQVETIRAANMTWGNLDIGRGQKAQVEFVSANPTGPLHIGRTWGAVLGDTIASLLEAAGYEVTREYYFNNAGRQMQILGQSVRARYLELIGRPAEFPEEGYQGDYIWEIARTIVEEQGTAWAEEDWPVFKERAEAWLFDDIRRTLERMGIYFDVWFNEYDLYTSSAIQKTVQALRERGYVYDKDGAVWFKATAFGADKDRVLIKSNGEPTYRLPDIAYHVNKLERGFHRIINVLGADHKDEYPDVIAGVRALGYDADRIQVVIHQFINLVREGKQVRMSTRRANYITLDDLLDEVTITHPESGVTIPGKDPVRFMLLTRSPDSPMNFDLDLVTRQTNENPVYYVQYAHARICSILRKAEEEGWQPDGPDGWETGDVTLLTHPAELTLIRKMLELPEVIESAVEKLAPHQLSFYAMDLASNFHAFYRDCRVLSSDPADAALTRARLKLVDASRITLARVLGLMGMTAPERM
- a CDS encoding Crp/Fnr family transcriptional regulator, yielding MIIRIAWHRQVERGSFFFLEGEPATHLYILTQGQVKLAQLTPEGHQVILRFACPGEMFGGIAALGAWEYPVSAEAMDDCQALAWDGETMARLMEQYPRLAVNALHLLAQRIQELQDRLREMTTERVERRIARALLRLIRQAGRKVEGGVLIDLPLSRQDLAEMTGTTLYTVSRILSRWEHEGLIESGRTRVLVRRPHGLVTIAEDLPGASASEELL
- a CDS encoding glycosyltransferase 87 family protein, whose product is MLLLVLFITFRFFTALLYRPGGYVRDYSDFVYYLGGASQIDRGAFPFRDYWSEYPPPFPWLTVALYQLVRPIPLWEDDRLWFHVPLALFLLACETVSFLALYGIALHTWDKDRAVRTAWLYAGLFVPVYTMTSAFDSLPLAFLLLGLWAILAARPVLAGLLIGAGTAIKLFPIVLLGPALRALRGWGSKIALIGAGLLVMVPIAAIAYALSPAYFMAFARSLVARSSWSTIWALLDGFDRIGAVVGDRADPLADVSLHASRVPWALVTLVFGLIYLAVWTRRRHDNTPHRVLALTGFTVALLFLYFKAWNPQYLVYLLPLIILLMPHLRGLTYVVLFTGLNTIEHPILASMLSDAPWLLGAVVLARTGLLTILTADFALITVRPSYLPPSWWPRAVFIAAGLVVLAGIALLKPAWNAYISSRLIREPYAATIALLQAQRTIPQETVITTDGIVFRHLYPFLRDQVDLVLAPGPRWDALLEKLPHSNSEPWIWVGDDEGTEFVERLAAGRPMMKLNMPRGSLYRVGADPSWSPAGLGTLGGRFRLINAHVDPPLAMPGQRITLQLYWLLVEPPSGKAGEQVGSYTVFTHLLTPDGTLAAAKDNPPVNGTMPTDAWPERTVIVDRYRLKIPWDARAGDYWLEVGMYDPATGVRLNVVDAFGQPAGDRILLPLRVQVLPRLWRHKP
- a CDS encoding glycosyltransferase family 39 protein, with protein sequence MTDRPEVAGQQDDQGRQALSLISRFSFPVSRSSSLLAFSIGLFLISLLLRLLWIGQPIVVDSVEWLRRGARFLLALQAGDWANTYGSAHPGVTNLWLIAAGLAGRSAVLGEPIPTLEITVLPRDAYPSLDYYIAARIPFAVVTSLCTVLIYRWASRVHGREIALMAAVLLALEPFWLGYNRVITTDALQGNLMTLSLLAFLCYLDGHGRRWVIISGILGGLAIITKLPALILWPVVASWAVLRRWAIDDKRRSKDNGQWRTLGVVLVGWVMLAVLTAVALWPALWVDSISVVQKINAQITQVELGERHQFFLGQTVDAPGPAFYPLALLFRTSPVTLLAVLGTLVAMAVSAARQRIHRPGLIAAWLIFLVALMAGLTMAETKFDRYLIPAYPALALIAATGIHALARCLSSITYRPLSRLARHPSATAQLLLAIAQAAFLLSVFPDLQAFYSPLAGGASVARQILMIGNGEGLDQAGKWLSAQDGSAHQMAAAWYPSVLDPYFAGRTMELNQQLPDGFWPWAMAHYVVLYVNQVQRSLPAPQVIRYFREQPAEFTVRLAGIDYAWVYPGPMVPPGPLPTDVIPLDAVFEGQIRLLGWEPPADPLLAGRGNLRLYWEVLKPPVPDLSVFVGLRDSAGRIWGRHDRPPVDGFLPLDRWLPGMRIRDAQAVSAFPGTPPGTYELEIALFSPSLGRNLTITASDGAPLGDRLRLGHVTIGPEPVPADPKRLEIRQRLDLAAGDITLLGLSYEADELPDGAPWPLVLWWQAGEKQRLTAVAPSHAFNVRLILQDAQGQTWERPSTHPIGGAYSPERWPPRAIVRDIWNALLPPGLSDGLYQAFLVIQDEAGREVARASAGTIRVRGRPHTFIVPSMQLRLDVNLSNQVILLGCDLTDEAGRPARRWKAGETYLVTLYWQPLRTWDVSHIGFVHMLDADRTVVAQRDQVPGEGQFPTTGWLPGEVLADRYRLTIPPDLPAGVYLLEAGLYRPDSLERLLVLDATGSPTADHVMLGEIAVGETP